One Gossypium arboreum isolate Shixiya-1 chromosome 13, ASM2569848v2, whole genome shotgun sequence genomic window, GTACATGTGTTTCTCTGTCTGGGTTACTCCTGTCTCAAAGTCCATTTCTCTCTTTACACCTTATATCATATGGAAGCAAAGATCCGAAGAGGGATCAGAGATTATTCCATCCTCTCTACGATTTGCTTACAATATTagggaaataaaattaaaaggaaaaataaataaacaccCAGTTCTAaaatttcatcttttttttttttttatcttggaAAATCTCTGAGTGGGGGAAAAAAAGAGTGAGGGAAAGATGTTTTTGATGGGGTTAAGCATGCAGTCGTTGATGGATTTGATGCTCGCTGGGATTTCTCTGATGATTGGGTTGGGGATTTTTGCTTTCATTGCTTCAATTCTTTGCTCTGCTGCTTTCTTGCACCATGCTAAATATGTCGCTTGattttaatatttcaatgcacaGGTAATACCCTTAATGCTCTCTTTTTTGAAATAgcgttttttttttgtttgttaatTTGCTTCTGGGTGTCTACGATTCCTTTGATTTCGCtgctttctgtttttttttttcattatttgttGAGTAATGATTGGACCGGGAAACAAAGTTGATTTGATATGAGGAATAGATAACACCACTTGAACAGGAtgctggttttttttttttcaccgtGTTTTACTACCTGGAAACAAGTTAAGAGACTCTTGAAAACAATTCAAGAGCTCAATTTCGTTGCATTTTATGCACCCATGACATTGTTGGACTGTCATAAACAATGCTTATGATGTTGAAGCAATAAGTCTACCTGCTTTTTTCTCGAAGAATAGTTACAAATACTATCACCAATGGCCTCGAGGGGATCTCTGATATATGTCGAATAGTAGCATTTGGCTTGTGTACGGTGTTTGGGGTTTGTTAATTTTGTTCTCTTACTAAGCTATGTAATTGAACTTTGAATGTTTCTATGAAGTGTTCTTGGTGTAATGTTTTGTTGCTTTTAGGAATTTTGTGATTGCTTGTATTTAGGCATGAATTTGCATTGTCTTGTGCCTTTTGAATTGAAATGTTGTATGGTTTGTCAAGTGTGCTTATTGCTGTGCCTTTACCCTTTTGGGTAAAAGAATGACTTCAATGGCACCCTTTTCCATCAAATCAATGTTTCTACAATTTGGATTTAGAAATAGCCCTCAATCTCATGGTGGAGGCAATACAACTGTTTACCAGTAAACGCGAACGAAGCATCCACAAATGATGTTTTGCTATGCCAAATTGAAACGCAAAACTTAGAAAAACGAACCTTGTAGGGCGTCAACGTTTCAGTGTCCTTAATTCTCTCTGTATTATTCCTGTTCAGTTCCTTTATAATTTTAACTGAAACAAAGTCGAGCAAAATTGTAACCCATGTTCTATGTTTCTCAGGTGCCAAAAGTGGTAAAAGAAGTTGCCATTTCGTTGGTCAAACGTTTCATGTTGCAGTAATTGCAGTACTAGATGGGTTGAATTCCGAGTCTTTATAGATATCTAGTTTGAGAATGTATGAACTCTcctatattaaaaaataatagctTCTTAATGAACCGTACTATTGTTTAAATATTGAGATCGGGGGCAATTGTCTCATAACTATTATATTGATATTTTTCTGCATGTTTATCCCTACACAATTCAActtgaaaaactaaaaattcaACTGCATATTAGTAATAATTTGCAGCAACTTGAAAGCTAATGAAGAAGTTGGTAGAAAAGGTGGATCAACCGTGACTGAATgctgaaaataaaatagaagataTGATTGAATTTTATAAATTTGTAAGCTTTAATCTGTTTTGGAAGAAAGGACAAATATTTAACTTATTGAACGTTAAACTGGAAAAAGGAACTAAAAGAGacgttattttttctttttttgctttcTAGAGTAGACCATGCC contains:
- the LOC108463394 gene encoding uncharacterized protein LOC108463394, translated to MFLMGLSMQSLMDLMLAGISLMIGLGIFAFIASILCSAAFLHHAKYVA